One Beggiatoa leptomitoformis DNA segment encodes these proteins:
- a CDS encoding glycosyltransferase family 2 protein — MTSLSIILPCLNESQALQGTLQKLTALYAHAEIIVVDDGSSDNSAEIATQLGATVVRHPYRKGNGAAIKTGARNATGDVLIFMDADGQHDPADIERLLAEIEKGHDMVVGARGMESQASTARLFANTFYNKLASWMVEQPIADLTSGFRAVRANKFKEFLSLLPNTFSYPTTITMAFFRAGYSVCYIPIIAHKRIGKSHIKILRDGIRFLLIIFKIGTLYAPLKLFGSLSVGFFIFALFYYFYTFFTDGRFTNMGAVLFTTSILIFLIGLVSEQITQLLYTRKE, encoded by the coding sequence ATGACAAGCCTTAGCATTATTTTACCTTGCTTAAACGAATCTCAAGCCTTACAAGGTACGTTGCAGAAATTAACCGCCTTATATGCCCATGCTGAAATCATTGTTGTTGATGACGGCTCGTCTGATAATTCAGCAGAAATAGCAACCCAACTGGGTGCAACTGTTGTTCGTCATCCTTACAGAAAAGGTAATGGTGCGGCAATTAAAACAGGTGCACGCAATGCAACAGGGGATGTTCTTATCTTTATGGATGCCGATGGACAACATGATCCTGCCGATATTGAACGTTTATTAGCCGAGATAGAGAAGGGACATGATATGGTTGTTGGGGCGCGGGGAATGGAATCTCAAGCCAGTACTGCCCGCCTATTCGCCAACACTTTTTATAATAAATTAGCCAGTTGGATGGTAGAACAACCCATTGCTGATTTAACTTCAGGTTTTCGTGCTGTACGTGCCAACAAATTTAAAGAGTTTTTATCTTTATTACCCAATACTTTTTCTTATCCCACAACGATTACAATGGCGTTTTTCCGTGCGGGTTATAGCGTTTGCTACATTCCAATCATTGCACATAAGCGAATAGGTAAAAGTCATATTAAAATTTTGCGGGATGGAATACGTTTTTTATTAATTATATTTAAAATCGGTACATTATACGCACCACTAAAACTATTTGGTTCTTTAAGCGTCGGTTTTTTTATTTTTGCACTATTTTACTATTTTTATACCTTCTTTACCGATGGACGATTCACCAATATGGGCGCGGTTTTATTTACCACCTCTATCCTCATTTTCCTGATTGGTTTAGTTTCCGAGCAAATCACACAGTTATTATATACCCGCAAAGAATGA
- a CDS encoding pilin: MKTTQKGFTLIELMIVVAIIGILAAIAIPAYTDYIKRAQVSEAVQLLGGLKTPSEEWYSSKNVFPKPASVNAKTRGKYVTSLTQQADTVGVYLATVTKITGAVVFSYNNVTQTWTCKVDSSANDIYKYVPTNCK, encoded by the coding sequence ATGAAAACCACACAAAAAGGTTTTACCTTAATCGAACTCATGATCGTTGTCGCGATTATCGGTATTTTAGCTGCTATCGCTATCCCTGCTTACACCGACTACATCAAGAGAGCCCAAGTCTCTGAAGCCGTCCAATTACTCGGTGGTTTGAAGACTCCTAGCGAAGAATGGTATAGCAGTAAAAATGTTTTCCCAAAACCAGCTTCTGTCAATGCTAAAACCCGTGGTAAATATGTTACCAGCCTTACACAACAAGCGGATACTGTTGGTGTTTACCTAGCAACAGTCACAAAAATCACTGGAGCCGTTGTATTCTCTTACAACAACGTTACCCAAACATGGACATGTAAGGTTGATAGCTCAGCGAATGACATTTACAAATACGTCCCTACAAACTGCAAATAG
- a CDS encoding CYTH and CHAD domain-containing protein has translation MSIETELKLHFAPDDAEYIKQHPLLLAVQQDEPKRLYNTYFDTVDCALLQRGIGLRVRRINDKRIQTVKTAGTVINGLHQRQEWETEIHGDIPDFKLMPKNLLPSRFLHKKNLKNILPVFTTDFVRQTWLIEFNGSRIEVALDQGEITTLTNRIPLHEIELELKAGSADNLYQLALNFQEKIPLIIENRSKAARGYGLYNPCPPQFYKAHEITLSTEATAEEAFAQLLWHCLAHLQANEAMVLYGTHPEGVHQMRVALRRLRSCLSLYKPLIPASTYTELQGEFKWLGSILGMARDWDVFSLNLQQMEEQIDDPKILADLQAIALDFKTRAYTLVRHSLTLPRYSRLLLSFSHWITKRTWRDTLTGEALLALTQPVSDFASQILGQYDKRISKQGKNLIQLPPEKKHKLRILIKKMVYGTRFFASLYSGKTTREFSKSLATLQDDLGVLNDVNIADELLTQASIAADAPVRHFLKGWYAHQQIAHITLLAEHWHTFQQQRAFWK, from the coding sequence ATGTCTATTGAAACAGAATTAAAACTGCATTTTGCTCCTGATGATGCTGAATATATAAAGCAACATCCTCTCTTGTTAGCCGTTCAACAAGACGAACCTAAGCGACTATACAATACTTATTTTGATACAGTAGATTGTGCTTTATTACAACGCGGAATTGGTTTACGGGTGCGACGAATTAACGATAAACGGATTCAAACCGTTAAAACGGCAGGAACGGTTATCAATGGTTTACATCAACGACAAGAATGGGAAACGGAAATTCACGGAGATATACCCGATTTTAAGTTGATGCCAAAAAATTTATTGCCCAGCCGATTTTTACATAAAAAAAACTTAAAAAATATTCTTCCCGTTTTTACGACTGATTTTGTTCGACAAACATGGCTTATTGAATTTAATGGGAGTCGTATCGAAGTCGCGCTGGATCAAGGGGAAATCACGACACTAACAAATCGTATTCCATTACACGAAATTGAATTAGAACTAAAGGCCGGTTCTGCGGATAATTTGTATCAACTGGCACTCAATTTTCAAGAAAAAATCCCGCTTATTATTGAAAATAGAAGCAAAGCTGCACGGGGTTATGGTTTATACAATCCTTGTCCACCACAGTTTTATAAGGCCCATGAGATAACGCTTAGCACAGAGGCGACGGCTGAAGAGGCGTTTGCACAGTTGTTATGGCATTGTTTAGCACATTTGCAGGCAAACGAAGCAATGGTGTTGTATGGTACGCACCCCGAAGGTGTGCATCAAATGCGTGTTGCTTTACGACGGTTACGCTCTTGTTTAAGTCTGTATAAACCACTAATTCCAGCAAGTACTTACACTGAATTACAAGGTGAGTTTAAATGGTTGGGAAGTATCTTGGGTATGGCTCGTGATTGGGATGTATTCAGTTTAAATCTTCAACAGATGGAAGAACAGATTGATGATCCAAAAATCCTTGCTGATTTACAAGCCATTGCACTTGACTTTAAAACCCGTGCTTACACGCTGGTACGTCACAGTTTAACCCTCCCGCGTTATAGCCGTTTATTATTGTCGTTTAGTCATTGGATTACGAAGCGAACATGGCGCGATACCTTAACGGGAGAGGCATTGCTTGCCTTAACACAGCCTGTGAGTGATTTTGCGAGTCAAATATTAGGGCAATATGACAAGCGAATTAGTAAGCAAGGGAAAAATCTAATCCAACTCCCACCAGAAAAAAAACACAAGCTACGAATTCTTATTAAAAAGATGGTCTATGGCACACGCTTTTTTGCCTCACTGTATTCAGGTAAAACAACCCGTGAGTTCAGCAAGTCACTCGCTACATTGCAAGATGATTTAGGCGTGTTGAATGATGTCAATATTGCAGATGAATTGCTCACACAAGCGAGTATCGCTGCGGATGCTCCCGTTCGCCATTTTCTAAAAGGTTGGTATGCACATCAACAGATTGCACACATAACACTTTTGGCTGAACATTGGCACACATTCCAACAACAACGGGCTTTTTGGAAATAA
- a CDS encoding cytochrome b/b6 domain-containing protein: MMKEENNPPRLQKIPVWDLPVRLFHWILVLLIVGLWATTEEDVYYDMTLHTYLGYSVLALVLFRILWGFVGSKHARFSDFIYGIPATLAYLKHLPSRQPSAYIGHNPVGGWSVIFLLLALLVQTGTGLFADDDIFTTGAFAKFVSSDTSHFLTEVHEINFNILMLLVGLHIAAILFYRFYKRVNLVKPMIVGTKEVSPEQALTAKKFASAWLALFLLGLTGSGVYLAVFIWAK; the protein is encoded by the coding sequence ATGATGAAAGAAGAGAATAATCCCCCGCGTTTACAAAAAATCCCTGTCTGGGATTTGCCAGTACGCTTATTTCATTGGATATTAGTTCTTTTAATCGTTGGATTATGGGCGACAACGGAGGAAGATGTGTATTACGACATGACGCTACACACCTACTTAGGCTATAGCGTTTTAGCCCTCGTTTTATTTCGTATTTTATGGGGATTTGTTGGAAGTAAACACGCCCGTTTCAGCGATTTTATTTATGGTATTCCTGCAACACTCGCGTATTTAAAACATTTGCCCAGTCGCCAACCCAGTGCATACATTGGACATAATCCCGTTGGCGGATGGTCGGTTATTTTTCTCTTGTTAGCACTCTTAGTACAAACAGGAACAGGTTTATTTGCAGATGATGATATTTTTACAACGGGCGCATTTGCTAAATTTGTTTCTTCAGATACCAGCCATTTCCTAACCGAAGTTCACGAAATCAACTTTAATATTTTGATGTTGTTAGTTGGCTTACACATAGCAGCTATTCTGTTTTACCGCTTTTACAAAAGAGTAAACCTAGTAAAACCTATGATTGTAGGAACAAAAGAAGTCAGCCCTGAACAAGCACTCACAGCGAAAAAATTTGCCAGTGCATGGTTAGCCTTGTTTTTACTAGGTCTAACGGGAAGCGGGGTCTATTTGGCTGTTTTTATCTGGGCTAAGTAA
- the gcvA gene encoding transcriptional regulator GcvA, protein MSRYTRQTIVSQLPIELFSSLKTPMRRLPPLNSIRAFEAAARHLSFNVAADELSVTPSAISHQIRLLEDFLGVKLFRRLNRQVILTPEGQSYLPTVSAVFEQLHTATDRIASNRTTGPLNMSVTPSFAIRWLVPRLTRFQIAYPEIEVRLVTSVEFVDFSRSDIDLMIHFEKGTDQENLYCHPLMAEELVPVCNPDYQQNFPLRHLNDLQQATLLQVSVRSDDWRLWLNAAQVDVGDPQRGPKFNTISLALEAAIAGLGVAITDRKLVTQDLKAGKLVVPFEIQLPNVYYYYIAYPKEYEANVKIMAFRDWLLSEVAAVEEESLLTIN, encoded by the coding sequence GTGTCACGATATACTCGACAAACGATTGTTTCTCAACTACCAATTGAATTATTTTCATCCTTAAAGACCCCTATGCGCCGTTTACCGCCTTTAAATTCCATTCGAGCTTTTGAAGCTGCTGCCCGTCACCTAAGCTTTAATGTCGCAGCGGATGAACTCAGCGTAACGCCCTCAGCAATCAGTCATCAAATTCGTTTGCTGGAGGATTTTCTAGGCGTGAAATTATTTCGCCGTTTAAATCGCCAAGTTATATTAACACCTGAAGGACAAAGCTATTTACCTACGGTTAGTGCCGTATTTGAGCAATTACACACTGCAACAGACCGTATTGCCTCTAATCGCACAACAGGGCCGCTAAATATGAGCGTTACCCCTTCTTTTGCAATTCGTTGGCTAGTTCCTCGTTTAACACGCTTTCAAATTGCTTACCCTGAAATAGAGGTGCGTTTGGTCACATCCGTAGAATTTGTTGATTTTTCTCGTTCTGATATTGACTTGATGATTCATTTTGAAAAAGGGACAGACCAAGAAAATCTTTATTGCCACCCATTAATGGCAGAGGAATTAGTTCCCGTGTGTAATCCTGATTATCAGCAAAACTTTCCCTTGCGTCATTTAAATGATTTACAACAGGCAACCTTATTACAAGTATCTGTTAGAAGTGATGATTGGCGATTATGGTTGAATGCGGCACAAGTGGATGTGGGTGATCCACAACGCGGGCCTAAATTTAATACGATTTCATTAGCCTTAGAAGCGGCTATTGCAGGGTTAGGCGTTGCCATTACTGACCGTAAATTAGTCACACAAGATTTAAAAGCAGGAAAGTTAGTTGTACCGTTTGAAATTCAATTGCCTAACGTTTACTACTATTACATTGCTTATCCGAAGGAATATGAAGCCAATGTAAAAATTATGGCCTTTAGAGATTGGTTATTATCCGAAGTTGCAGCAGTAGAGGAAGAATCTTTATTAACGATTAATTAA
- a CDS encoding PP2C family protein-serine/threonine phosphatase: MNHYNALSRRQAILVLLGFISILFVLGLAALIGLTNLTRLNQQLEELVTDNNAKAQLITLMRDMVRERMLSVHTMTYLTDPFAVEAEWERYSEYAGRFIHAREQLYALHLTEYEHQLLESQKVILADAQTLLDKVVSLSRLGKAENARLLVLQAQAMNDRVMEELQTIRKTREAEAEKSLQESRFAYRYTLIQMLVLGCIAIILSILIIVFVVKKINHQERILQQALREISVLNELLQADNQRMGTELAITRQLQQMLLPKEQELSEVNGLEIAGFMEPAAEVGGDYYDVLKHNERVICAIGDVTGHGLESSVLMLMVQTAVCTLLNHQENDPVKFLDTLNRTIYHNIQRMNSDKNLTLALVNYQAGKLFLSGQHEEMIVVRAGGTVERIDTMDLGFPIGLEENIARYVAQTQVSLHAGDIVVLYTDGITEAENQVKEQYSVERLCQIISRCWQCSATEIRRAVIDDVRQHIGNHRVFDDITLLVLKKL; encoded by the coding sequence ATGAACCATTACAACGCGCTTTCTCGCAGACAAGCTATTTTAGTTTTACTTGGCTTTATCAGTATTTTGTTTGTGTTGGGTTTAGCGGCTCTAATTGGTCTAACAAATTTAACCAGACTTAATCAACAGCTTGAAGAGTTAGTAACTGATAATAACGCGAAGGCACAACTCATTACACTTATGCGTGATATGGTAAGAGAGCGCATGTTAAGTGTGCATACCATGACTTATCTAACAGACCCCTTTGCAGTTGAAGCTGAATGGGAACGTTATAGTGAGTATGCAGGACGTTTTATTCACGCGCGCGAGCAGTTGTATGCTTTACATCTGACTGAATATGAACATCAATTATTAGAGTCGCAAAAAGTTATTTTAGCTGATGCACAAACCTTATTAGATAAAGTTGTCTCTCTTTCACGTTTGGGAAAAGCAGAAAACGCACGTTTATTAGTTCTACAAGCGCAGGCGATGAATGATCGCGTCATGGAAGAGTTGCAAACTATTCGTAAAACGCGAGAAGCTGAAGCAGAAAAATCCTTGCAAGAATCCCGTTTTGCCTATCGTTACACCTTAATACAAATGTTAGTGTTAGGCTGTATCGCAATCATATTATCTATATTAATCATTGTTTTTGTTGTTAAAAAAATTAATCACCAAGAACGTATTTTGCAACAAGCCTTGCGTGAGATTTCTGTATTAAACGAATTATTACAAGCAGATAATCAACGAATGGGAACGGAATTAGCCATTACCCGTCAGTTGCAACAAATGTTGTTGCCTAAAGAACAGGAGTTAAGCGAAGTCAATGGATTAGAAATTGCGGGTTTTATGGAACCTGCGGCGGAAGTTGGGGGGGATTATTATGATGTGTTGAAACATAATGAACGGGTAATTTGTGCCATTGGTGATGTTACAGGACATGGATTAGAAAGTAGCGTGTTAATGTTGATGGTACAAACGGCTGTTTGTACATTATTAAATCATCAAGAAAATGACCCCGTAAAATTTTTAGATACGCTTAATCGTACTATTTATCATAATATTCAACGGATGAACTCAGATAAAAATTTAACGCTTGCGTTGGTGAATTATCAAGCGGGAAAATTGTTTTTAAGCGGTCAGCATGAGGAGATGATAGTTGTGCGGGCGGGCGGAACAGTAGAACGAATTGATACGATGGATTTAGGTTTTCCGATTGGTTTAGAAGAAAATATTGCCCGTTACGTTGCACAAACACAGGTATCTCTACACGCGGGGGATATTGTGGTTTTATATACAGACGGCATTACTGAAGCAGAAAATCAGGTTAAAGAACAATACAGTGTCGAGCGGTTGTGTCAAATCATTAGCCGTTGTTGGCAATGTTCCGCAACTGAAATTCGTCGTGCTGTTATTGATGATGTTCGTCAACATATAGGAAATCATCGTGTTTTTGATGACATTACCTTGTTAGTCTTAAAGAAGTTGTAA
- a CDS encoding PilT/PilU family type 4a pilus ATPase produces the protein MDLVPYFKLLTEKNGSELVLIAGSVVKMKIDGEEKPVGKSPLTPEMTKAAAFNILSEAQKKQLSQAKEIEFEYKSPNTDSQYQVMITLNAKGVGLVLRPLKKSGSKTPEATKAPPATNSKTPTFSFAHDEGIRVLGGIPTKGRLDILPYLDVLVKQDGSDFFLTTNSPPCFKKYGKIVPMDEYMLTPELTKSAVYGIMTDEQIEEFEKTKDLDFAIALPDDSARFRANAFYQRRTIGLVMRLIPSKIPTIADLNLPEILQELIMQKRGLLIMVGGTGSGKSTSLAAMINYRNQNNAGHILTIEDPVEFSHPNILSLVNQREVGTDTVSYARALKASLREAPDVILVGEIRDRETMEAGLELANTGHLCLATMHSNNANQALDRVVNMFPHEMHNQLFMDLSLNLRGVVSQRLIPDVRGKRAAAIEVLINTPHIASLILKGQLNEVKDAMLGSGVKGMKAFDDALYDLYKDGRISLEEALKNADSRNNLEARINFG, from the coding sequence ATGGATTTAGTGCCTTATTTCAAACTGCTCACAGAAAAAAATGGTTCAGAGTTGGTACTCATTGCAGGCTCCGTGGTCAAGATGAAAATTGATGGGGAAGAAAAACCCGTTGGTAAATCTCCACTAACGCCAGAAATGACGAAGGCCGCCGCCTTTAATATTCTCAGTGAAGCACAAAAAAAACAGCTTTCCCAAGCAAAAGAAATAGAATTTGAATACAAATCACCCAATACGGATAGTCAATATCAGGTGATGATAACGCTTAATGCAAAAGGCGTGGGATTGGTATTACGTCCCCTGAAAAAATCGGGGTCAAAAACACCTGAGGCAACAAAAGCACCGCCTGCCACGAATAGTAAAACACCAACGTTTTCTTTTGCCCATGATGAAGGTATTCGTGTATTGGGCGGGATTCCGACTAAAGGGCGATTGGATATTCTGCCGTACTTGGATGTATTGGTAAAACAGGATGGTTCGGACTTTTTCTTAACAACTAATTCACCACCTTGTTTTAAGAAATACGGCAAAATAGTGCCTATGGATGAGTATATGTTGACCCCAGAACTCACCAAATCCGCTGTTTATGGCATCATGACGGATGAACAAATAGAAGAGTTTGAAAAAACTAAAGATTTAGACTTTGCCATTGCATTGCCTGACGACAGCGCACGGTTTCGTGCTAATGCGTTTTATCAACGCCGCACGATTGGCTTAGTCATGCGCTTAATTCCGTCAAAAATCCCAACCATTGCTGACCTTAACTTACCTGAAATTTTGCAAGAATTAATCATGCAAAAACGTGGCTTGCTTATTATGGTTGGGGGAACAGGTTCAGGAAAATCCACCTCGTTAGCAGCGATGATTAATTATCGCAATCAAAATAATGCAGGACATATTTTAACCATTGAAGACCCTGTTGAATTTTCTCATCCGAATATTCTTTCGTTGGTCAACCAGCGTGAAGTGGGGACGGATACAGTTTCTTATGCACGTGCTTTAAAAGCCTCATTGCGTGAAGCCCCTGATGTTATTCTGGTTGGTGAAATTCGTGATAGGGAAACTATGGAAGCTGGACTAGAACTAGCCAATACAGGGCATTTATGTCTGGCAACGATGCACTCGAATAATGCCAACCAAGCCTTAGACCGTGTGGTGAATATGTTTCCACATGAAATGCATAATCAATTATTTATGGATTTATCATTGAATTTACGTGGGGTTGTTTCCCAACGTCTAATTCCTGATGTACGCGGTAAACGGGCGGCAGCTATCGAGGTGTTAATCAATACCCCCCACATTGCTAGCCTGATTTTAAAAGGGCAACTAAATGAGGTAAAAGATGCGATGCTAGGAAGTGGTGTAAAAGGAATGAAAGCCTTTGATGACGCGCTTTATGATTTGTACAAAGACGGCCGAATTAGCCTTGAAGAAGCCTTGAAAAATGCGGATTCACGAAATAATTTGGAAGCACGGATTAATTTTGGATAA
- a CDS encoding PilT/PilU family type 4a pilus ATPase: MEREEAMSLMIKLLKLMLKEDGSDLFITAGFPPAMKVKGKMTPMMKQPLSAADSRALTLCIMNDKQLKEFESTKECNFAIAPPGLTRFRCNAFIQQGYSGLIMRVIPVEIPNFDKLGLPQVLKEVIMAKNGLIIMVGGTGSGKSTTMAAMVDHRNANTYGHIITIEDPIEFVHPHKNCVIMQREVGVDTFSWEAALHNTLRQAPDVILLGEIRDAEIMNFGLEFAQTGHLAMATLHANNSNQAIDRVLGFFPVEKQKKLMQDISLNLRAIISQRLIRTISGGRAAAIEIMLNTPLIQELIATGKVSEMKPIMSKSRELGMQTFDQALFDLHEADKITLEEALRNADSANELRLKIKLEGKNAKGVDALAASGGLSIKEVEEK; the protein is encoded by the coding sequence ATGGAAAGAGAAGAAGCCATGAGCTTAATGATTAAGCTCCTGAAATTAATGTTAAAAGAAGATGGTTCTGACTTATTTATTACAGCGGGTTTTCCACCTGCCATGAAAGTCAAGGGCAAAATGACCCCGATGATGAAACAACCGTTATCTGCGGCAGATTCTCGCGCACTAACTTTGTGCATCATGAATGATAAACAATTGAAAGAATTTGAATCAACGAAAGAATGTAATTTTGCTATTGCCCCCCCCGGACTTACCCGTTTTCGTTGCAATGCTTTTATTCAGCAGGGATATAGTGGTTTGATTATGCGGGTTATTCCTGTTGAAATTCCAAACTTTGATAAGCTGGGTCTGCCTCAAGTTTTAAAAGAAGTAATTATGGCAAAAAACGGCTTAATCATTATGGTTGGCGGGACAGGTTCTGGTAAATCCACAACGATGGCGGCGATGGTTGACCATCGCAATGCGAATACTTATGGACATATCATTACGATTGAAGACCCGATTGAATTTGTTCATCCACATAAAAATTGCGTCATCATGCAACGGGAAGTTGGTGTAGATACCTTTAGTTGGGAAGCCGCTTTGCATAATACCTTACGGCAAGCACCTGATGTGATTCTCTTAGGAGAAATTCGGGATGCGGAAATTATGAACTTTGGGCTGGAATTCGCACAAACAGGGCATTTAGCAATGGCAACCCTGCACGCAAATAATTCTAACCAAGCAATTGACCGTGTATTAGGTTTTTTCCCTGTAGAAAAACAGAAAAAATTGATGCAAGATATTTCACTGAATTTACGGGCAATTATTTCACAACGTTTGATTCGAACCATTAGCGGTGGACGGGCGGCAGCCATTGAAATTATGTTAAATACGCCGTTAATTCAGGAATTAATCGCGACGGGTAAAGTATCAGAAATGAAGCCCATTATGTCAAAATCGCGCGAATTGGGAATGCAAACCTTTGACCAAGCCTTATTTGATTTACATGAAGCGGACAAAATTACGTTAGAAGAAGCATTGCGTAACGCGGATTCTGCTAATGAGTTACGCTTGAAAATCAAGTTAGAAGGAAAAAATGCGAAGGGTGTGGATGCGTTAGCTGCTTCTGGTGGATTATCTATTAAGGAAGTCGAAGAAAAATAA
- a CDS encoding 3'-5' exonuclease translates to MCSATNMRPLQIDATYLERMVITEKTRFVVIDTETTGLLPYSGDEVVSISLIEMRGLEFTGREYKTLVNPGRMIPIMSTALHRITNEDVANSPYLDDIMDDIIEFIGDAIIVGHHVNFDLCFLNKALQKKLVWQLPNLWIDTMLLYVAYSGHLGHYSLDEVAKSFQIKNPARHTAWGDAFVTGQIFQCITKQLLSNTSLASELIDLQYKVMTSFWKV, encoded by the coding sequence GTGTGTTCAGCAACCAATATGCGTCCTTTACAAATTGACGCAACTTATCTGGAGCGAATGGTCATCACGGAGAAAACCCGTTTTGTGGTCATTGATACAGAAACAACGGGGTTGTTGCCGTATTCAGGCGATGAAGTCGTGTCTATTAGTCTTATTGAAATGCGGGGTTTAGAATTTACGGGACGTGAGTATAAAACCTTAGTCAATCCCGGTCGTATGATTCCTATTATGTCCACCGCATTGCACCGAATTACGAATGAAGATGTTGCAAATAGCCCCTATCTTGATGATATTATGGATGATATTATTGAGTTCATTGGTGATGCCATTATAGTCGGACATCATGTTAATTTTGATTTATGCTTTTTAAATAAAGCGTTGCAAAAAAAACTGGTTTGGCAATTGCCCAATTTATGGATTGATACAATGTTGCTCTATGTTGCCTATAGCGGACATTTAGGACATTACAGTCTTGATGAGGTTGCAAAGTCGTTCCAGATTAAAAATCCCGCTCGCCACACGGCATGGGGTGACGCATTTGTAACAGGACAAATTTTCCAATGTATCACCAAACAATTACTGTCAAATACGAGTCTTGCATCAGAATTAATTGATTTACAATATAAAGTAATGACGAGTTTTTGGAAAGTATAA